In one window of Helianthus annuus cultivar XRQ/B chromosome 17, HanXRQr2.0-SUNRISE, whole genome shotgun sequence DNA:
- the LOC110921301 gene encoding uncharacterized mitochondrial protein AtMg00810-like: MSSLAHEFAMKDLGPLSYFLGISVSRTADSMFLSQQSYAADIIARAGMQSCNPVATPVDTNSKLSATSSEPFHDPTLYRSLAGALQYLTFTGPDITYAVQQICMHMHAPRIDHWNALKRIVRYVKGSATLGLMLTGSSSPSLVSYTDADWAGCPDTRRSTSGYCIYFSDNLISWSSKRQSTISR, encoded by the coding sequence ATGTCCAGTCTTGCCCATGAATTTGCAATGAAAGATTTGGGCCCTCTCAGCTATTTTTTGGGGATCTCTGTTTCCAGAACTGCCGACTCTATGTTCCTTTCGCAACAATCGTATGCTGCTGACATCATTGCTCGAGCCGGGATGCAATCCTGTAACCCGGTAGCCACGCCAGTTGACACAAATTCGAAGCTTAGTGCTACATCCAGCGAACCATTTCATGACCCCACACTCTATCGTAGTCTTGCTGGGGCTCTTCAATATCTCACATTCACCGGTCCAGATATTACTTACGCAGTACAACAGATTTGCATGCACATGCATGCTCCTCGTATTGACCACTGGAATGCTCTCAAAAGGATCGTCAGGTATGTAAAGGGGTCTGCAACTCTCGGCTTGATGCTCACAGGTTCGTCGTCTCCATCTTTGGTTTCCTATACAGACGCTGATTGGGCCGGCTGTCCCGACACACGTCGTTCAACCAGCGGTTACTGCATTTATTTCAGCGACAACCTTATCTCTTGGTCTTCCAAACGACAGTCCACCATCTCTCGCTGA